In Alphaproteobacteria bacterium, one DNA window encodes the following:
- a CDS encoding UDP-N-acetylglucosamine pyrophosphorylase → MVEPLHTRLESLAARGVVVVDPRQTYLDEQVDLGRICPGAVLHPGTRLSGARIFIGPGAKIGTEGPASLVQSVIGPDAEIASGYVEGAVLLRAAKIGGNGHVRPACLLEEEASTAHAVGLKHTILMSFVTLGSLINLCDALLAGGTSRADHTEVGSGFIHFNFTPWGKRGDKATSSLVGDVVHGVFLRQPRVFLGGLSGMVGPQKIGFGALTVAGQVIRAPVPAGRIHGDVARRVDTAFRSDLGDWQGQDIARLNKDYIGQLVALRAWYEQVRLARIPATPEHATDRIVIQEAMRVLDSCVDERVKRLNAFLEERGLTPLTVTSDAPLCPLDVTPDGRDHVDWVRGLNDAQIETGIAWLQTVAQGVHSAASRNFSS, encoded by the coding sequence ATGGTCGAGCCGCTGCACACACGGTTGGAGTCCCTCGCCGCCCGTGGCGTGGTGGTGGTGGATCCGCGCCAAACCTATCTGGATGAGCAGGTCGATTTGGGCCGCATCTGCCCGGGCGCGGTGCTGCATCCGGGGACGCGCTTGTCGGGCGCGCGCATCTTCATCGGTCCAGGAGCCAAAATCGGCACCGAAGGTCCGGCCAGCCTGGTTCAGTCCGTCATCGGGCCGGATGCCGAAATCGCCAGCGGCTATGTGGAAGGCGCGGTTTTGCTGCGCGCAGCTAAGATCGGCGGCAATGGCCATGTGCGGCCCGCTTGTCTGCTGGAGGAAGAGGCCTCGACCGCCCATGCCGTGGGCCTGAAGCACACCATTTTAATGAGCTTTGTCACGCTGGGATCGTTGATCAATCTGTGTGACGCCTTGCTGGCCGGCGGTACGTCGCGCGCGGATCATACGGAAGTCGGCAGCGGCTTTATCCATTTCAATTTCACCCCTTGGGGTAAGCGGGGCGATAAGGCCACGTCGTCTCTGGTGGGCGATGTGGTGCATGGCGTGTTCTTGCGCCAGCCGCGCGTGTTTTTGGGCGGGCTTTCCGGCATGGTCGGGCCGCAAAAGATCGGCTTTGGCGCGTTGACCGTCGCGGGGCAGGTTATTCGCGCCCCCGTGCCCGCTGGGCGCATCCATGGCGATGTGGCCCGGCGCGTCGATACGGCCTTTCGCTCGGATCTGGGCGATTGGCAGGGCCAGGACATCGCCCGATTGAATAAGGACTATATCGGCCAATTGGTTGCGCTGCGCGCCTGGTATGAACAGGTGCGTCTGGCGCGTATTCCCGCAACGCCCGAACACGCGACCGACCGAATCGTGATTCAAGAGGCGATGCGGGTTTTGGACTCGTGCGTGGATGAGCGCGTCAAACGCCTGAACGCCTTTTTGGAAGAGCGCGGCCTGACGCCATTGACGGTGACCTCGGATGCCCCGCTTTGTCCCTTGGACGTTACCCCCGACGGACGCGATCACGTCGATTGGGTGCGCGGCTTGAACGATGCTCAGATTGAAACTGGCATTGCTTGGTTGCAGACGGTGGCCCAAGGCGTCCATTCCGCCGCGTCCCGGAATTTTTCGTCATGA